A segment of the Desulfomicrobium macestii genome:
TATTTTTAGAGCATGCCTTCTTCCGTATTATGCGTTTCGGCAGGCAGATGCGCCTCTGTCGAGTTATATACAGTTGCTCGGATGCGTCGCGCTGACGCATGTCTTGCCTCAATGGATTTTCTGGATTTCGGTCAAGAATTACATGGGGCCGGGATATCTTTCCTTGTTTGCGATGTCGGTCATGCAGGGACTGGTAATCATTTTGGTGCAATACGGGCTCTTCCGTCTGGATCGCAGGTTGGTCGGGTTCGCGGACGCGGTGCGGACATGACGTGCATCCCCGTGGCGATCCCGCCTTCATCATTTGAGAGCGCATGGAGATGCGTATGATCAAGGGTAGGAATTTTCTGGTTTTTTCCGACGACTGGGGGCGGCATCCGTTCAGTTGTCAGCACATCATGCAGCATTTCCTGCCGCATAACCGGGTGCTGTGGGTCAACACCATCGGCCTGCGCCTGCCCCGACTCAGTCTGTACGATGTGAAAAGGGCCGCCGGAAAAATTGCTTCGTGGACTTCAAATCCGCCGCAAGAAGCCCTGCCGGATAATCTACGGATTATTTCACCCGTCATGATTCCTTTCAACAACGTTTCTTCTGTTCGAAATTTCAATAGGTGGAATGTCGTTCGTACAGTCAGAAAATACATGGATGAATGGGATATTCGCAATCCAATATTTCTTGCAACAGTACCGAATGCTTCAGAATATATTGGATATTTTGATGAATGTATTGTGTCGTATTATTGTGTTGATGATTTTACAATATGGCCTGGTATGAATTTGCCAGGTTTGGTTATGGAATTTGAAAAGAAACTTTTGGAAAAAGCTGATATTGTCATGGCGGTTTCCGATGAGCTTTATTCGGCGAAGAAAAGTGTTAATAAGAGCACCTTTCTGTTAACGCATGGAGTCGATGTCGATCATTTTTCCACGGCAACCGTTACGCAGAACCGTTTACTCTCTTTGGCGGATATTCAAGGTCCAATAATCGGTTTTTACGGACTTATCGACTCTCATCTAGATGTGGAAATTATTCGCATGCTGCTCGATTGGCGCGTTGATTGGACTGTTGTGCTCATCGGCACAAAACGCATCGATCTTGGCACTCTGGAATCAAGGCCGAACTTTCGCTGGTTGCCGGCCGTGCCCTATGAGCAATTGCCGCGCTATTCGTCGGTTTTTGATGTGGCCATAATTCCCTACGTGGTGAATCAGCACACCAATACTGCAAATCCTCTCAAGCTCAGAGAGTATCTGGCGACAGGCAAACCGATCGTGACCACGGCAATGGCGGAAGTTTTTCGTTTCAAGGAGCATCTGCGCATTGCGGCCAAGCCGGAAGATTTTGCGAGTGAGGTGGACAAGGCGTTGTCTGATGTCGTGGACCTTGAGACCAGGCGGGAGTGTTTGAAAGGTGATGCGTGGACGGACAAGGCGCAGATGGTCTCCGATTGGATTGAAGAGACTCTTTCGGCAAAAACTCAAGCCGCTGCGGGTGTCAAATGAGGCCGCGCGTGTTCATCAGTTTGGCCACCTCCAAATTGGGCGGGCCAGGGAAGGGACTGCTTCAGTTTCTGCGATCGGGCGGTTTTGAGCTTTGTGATCCCGTGCTCGTGGATTTTGTCACGGAATCAGGCTGTGAATCGGAGTTTGCACGAGTCATGCGTTTGTCGGGAGCCAATGTCGCCGAGCTTCGCCAGAATAAAAAATTTGACATGAACTTGGTGGATCAGGCGGAGAGCATCGTTAAAAGGGAAGGCTGTCAGATATTGCAGTCGCATGGATATAAAAGCCATGTACTGTGCGCTCTTTTGAAACGACGCGTACGACTTCCCTGGGTTGCTTTTGTTCACGGCTGGACTTCCGAAAACATGAAAATGCATTGCTACAGGATCGTTGAAATGGGTCTGGTGACGCTGGCAACACGAGTTGTCGCTGTTTCCGAAGCGCTGGGGAAAAGACTGCCGGGGATCGCGCAGCGCAAGATGACGGTGATTCCCAATGCCGTGGACCCGGCTGAACTCAATGATTCCAGCGGACGTGATGTGCGGCACGAATTGGGTATTTCCGGCGAAGCGCTGGTTGTTGGGGTGGTTGGAAGATTGAGTCCGGAGAAAGGGCAGATTTTTTTTCTCAAGGCCCTGGCTCGGACTCGCCAGCGTGTGCCCAATGCGGTGGGGATTCTTTTGGGTGACGGCCAGGACCGGGCCATGCTGGAGGCTGAGGCTGCCCGATGCGGGCTCGCGGGGGCGGTTTATTTTACAGGGCATGTTTCAGGTTTGGGCGATTATTACCGGGCCATGGATCTCGTGGCCATGCCTTCCTTGAGCGAGGGCATGCCCAATGTGGCGCTGGAAGCCATGATCTTCGGAAAGCCGGTGGTCGCGAGCCGGGTGGGCGGAGTGCCCGAGGTGGTGGTTGAAGGCGAGACGGGCTTCATGGTCACGGCGGGTGATTCCGAGTCTTTGGCTGTGGCGCTCATTCGCATGCTGGAATCGCCGAGTCGCATGCAGGCCATGGGCGAAGCGGGGCGACGCCGCGCGCTCGATAATTTTTCACCAACGGCCAGAGTGGATCGTGTGCTGGAACTCTATAAAGAACTCCTCGTGGCGCAAACTCTTGAAGGAAACAAAAATGCGTAATTTTTCTGAATTCAAACTGGCGATCCGGCGCCGTGAAACTCCATTTCATTCAAAGCTCCATGACGTCGCAAAGAAATTTATAGGGCTATCTGTCCCTGTTATTCCTGGGTTGCACAGGTTTTTGTATCATGAATGGGCATTGAGAACTGCAATGTGGCATGATTTCTGGCGTGTCGTTTACTACGAGCCCATGTTCAAGTCGATGTGCAGGGAAGTCGGACCGGGATTCAAGATGTATTATGGTGGAGATGGAGTCGCCCGTATCGCAGGGAAATTGAATATATACATAGGTTCAAATGTCACGATGTTCGACAACGTCAGCTTGGCTGGCCTCAAGATATTTGACGAGCCTGAGCTCAGGATCGGTGACAACACCTACATTGCTCCGAGATCAAGGTTTCTGATCGCCAAGAGCGTCGTCATCGGCAGTTGGGGGCTCATCGCATGCCGCATCGTCATGGACAACTCCGGACATCCCATCGCCAACGCGGCCGGAAGGATGACTTCCGGAGGCGGAAGTCCGTCTCGGAAAAGCGTCAGGCCGGTGAGTGTGGGTGATCTGTGCCTGCTTGGCGCCGGAACCTGTCTGTATCCCGGAGCGCGAGTCGGTGACGGGGTCGTGGCCAAGACCGGGACTCACGTGGCGGGTGAAATTCCTCCTTTCTGTCTTGTCGAGGGCAATCCGGGCCGCATTGTGGGCAAACTTCCCATTCCCGAAGAACTCAAGGAGCATTTTGGGGAGGATCGATACCGGATGTGGAAGGAGCAGCAGGCGGCTGTTGTCATTTAACATGAATTTTTCAACAGGCTTTCAGGTTTAATGCACACATAGCTAGGGGCTGATTATATATGATAAAGAAATTATTCCATGCAACTTTTCTCGTTATCGCAATAATTCCGTACGTCATATATCGGATTGGATCTTATTTTGTCGGAAAAAACGGCGCATTTATAAGCATGTCGCAATTTTTATCTCTTTTTCCAGGATTTTTGGGTTCGTATATTCGTGGGGGGTTTTACCGTATTGCGATGAACGAGTGTCCGCAAAGCTGTGCTGTTGGATTTCTGACCACGTTTTCATCTCCGGATATCCGCATCGGCCACAATACGGCCTTCAGCACGGGCGCCAATATCGGCCGATGCCATATCGGGGCTGACTGCATGATCGGCACCTACGTCATGGTAACCGGCGGAAAGAACCAGCACCGTTTTGACTCCCGGGACATCCCGATCCGGTTGCAGGGCGGGGAGTTCCAGCCCATTACCATTGGGCGGGACTGCTGGGTCGGCAACGGCGCCATCATCATGGCCGATCTGGGCGAGGGCTGCGTCATCGCGGCCGGCAGCGTGGTGACCAAGCCGATCCCGCCGTACAGCATCGCTGCCGGCGTTCCCGCCAAAGTCATCGGAGAGCGCCCGTGAAGCTCCATGTGATACAGTGCGTCGTCTCCCTGGCCCCCGGAGGGGCCGAGAGCCTGGCCTTGACCATTCTGGAGAAGGCGGACGTGTGGGGCTCGGTGTGCGGGCTGGTGCGCGGCACCGGCGCGCTGATCCCGGCCATCGAGGCCCAGGGGTTGCCCTGGCATGTGCTCTCGTCAAGTTCCCCCCGCCGTTTCCCGGTCTGGAAGGCTCTTGCGGGCGTGCTGCGCCGCGAGCGGGTCGATGTGGCGCACGTCCAGGCCGGCTATCTTCTCTCCTTCGTACTCCCGGCGGCGCTGCTGGCTGGTGTGCGCGTGGTGTACACCGAGCACGCCAAGCATTCCCTCGAACAGCAACCCATGCTGCGGCGCATGGTGCGCCTTTGCGCGCCGTTTGTGCACGCGGTCACCTGCGTTTCGGAGAATTTGAAATCCTTCATGGTCGAACGCGTCGGCATCGATACGCGCAGGATTCAGGTCATCCCCAACGGGGTGGACCTGGGACGTTTCACGCAAGCGGCGCCAAGCCCTGAAACGCGCGGGCTTTTGCCCGAGAGCTGGGGAGGGCCGGACATCACGGTGTTCGGAAATGTGGCCCGGTTCAGCGAAGCCAAGGATCACCCCGGCCTGCTGCGGGCCTTTGACGAGGTCCGGCGCAGACATCCCGGCGTCCGTCTCCTGCTGGTGGGCGACGGCGAGACCCGGCCGGGCGTCGAATCCCTGATCAGCGAGCTTGGCCTTGGCGAATTCGTCCAATTGGCGGGCATGCGTCGGGACGTGCCGGCCCTGCTTGGCCTCATGGACGTCTTTGTTTTGTCCTCCATGCGCGAGGGCATGCCGATCTCGGTCCTGGAGGCCATGGCTGCGGGCTTGCCTGTGCTCACCACCGATGTCGGGGGGATCGGCGAGGTCGTGCAGGATGGCGTGACGGCCAGGGTTGTCGCACCTCGGGAGGTCACGGCCCTGGCCGGCGGGCTGGCATGGATGGTCGAGAACGCCGCTGCGCGCGCCGACATGGCGGCGCGGGGCAAGGCCCTGATTCATGGGCAATACGGGCATGAGCGGATGGTGGAGCGTTATGCAGAGCTGTATGCGGATGCGGGGAGGCGGCCATGATAGGTCTAATGCGCCAGGCGATGCACTCCTTGCGCGGAAGCAGGCGCTATGCGCTCATGCGTGAAGGCGTCGCCCTGCAACGGCTGTCCGTGGAGGAATTGCGGCGGCGGCAACTGGCCCGGCTTGTCCAGGTGGTCGATCATGCCGTCCGCACGGTGCCGTTCTATCGCGATCTTTTTGACGAACTCGGCCTCAAGGCGAGCGACATCAGGACATTCGAGGATTTTGCCGGTCTGCCGACTCTTACCAAGCAGGATCTGCGCGAAAGCCTGCCGCGCATGCTTTCGTCCGCATCCGATGCTTCCCGCCGCGTGGACAACGCCACCGGGGGGTCCACCGGGGAGCCTGTCAGATTTTATCAGGACATGGACGTGTTCGATGCCATGCAGGGCAGCTTCATGCTCGGGCTCACGTTCGCGGGATGGAAGCCCTCCGACATGATCGTCAACATTTGGGGCAATCCGAGGGATAAGGGGACTGCGCGGCCGTCGGTGGATTTGAAGCAATGGCTTTCAGGGTCCATGACCGTGAGCGCCTACCGCTACGGGCGCAAGGAGATGGATGATTGGCTGGAGGTTCTGGCGCGTTTTCGCAGGGTCTTCGTGTACGGCTATGTCTCCGTTTTGAGCGATTTGGCCGAACACATCCTGGCCTGCGGACGCAAGCCTTCGAGCGTGTGCGCGGTCATGACCTCGGCTGAGAAGCTCCATGACCATCAGCGCGCCCTCATCGCGCAGGCGTTCGGGTGCCGGGTCCATGACCAGTACGGGAGCAGGGAGGTGCCGTGCATCGCGGTGGAGTGCGAGCACGGCGGCATGCACCTTTTGACGCATTCGGCCTATGCCGAGTTCCTGCCCGAGCCGGGTTCGGAACTGAAGCGCCTGGTCGTGACCGGCCTCACCAATCGGACCATGCCGCTACTGCGCTACGAGATCGGCGATTACGCGACCCCGCTCTCCCATGGCTGTTCCTGCGGCCGGGGTTTTCCCCTCATTCGCATGGATATCGGCCGCATCTATGACTACATGCTCGCCGCAGGCGGCGGTAAGATTCACGGCGCATATTTTGTCAAGATCATCAAAGAGATAGAGGGCGTTCTTTCATTCCAGTTCAGGCAATCCGTGCCTGGGGAAGTGGAACTGCTGGTCAAATGCAAGGAGGGCGTGAGTGAAGCGTCCACGAGGCAGCTCAATGCCCTGCCGCAATGCGTCGCACATGATCACGAGGGCGAGATCCGGCTGCGGGTCCGCTTTGTGGATGAAATCCCACGCACAATTGGTGGAAAACACAGGTATATCGTATGCGAGGTGCAGTGATGTCGCGACCCGGAACAAGTTCCGTCATGTTTCACACCGTGGGAGTGCCCGACAGACGCTGGGCCTGGAATTTTCTCACGGTCCCCTGGCAGCTCTTCGACGCCCAACTCGGTGCGCTCAGGCGTTTCGGGTATCGCGCCGTTTTTCTGCGCGAGTACATGGACATCGCACTGGCCGGTCGCCTTGAGCAGGAGCGGGTCGTGTCCCTGACCTTTGACGACGGCTATCTGGACAACTGGGTCTTTGCCGCGCCTCTGCTGAAAAAGCACGGTTTTTGCGGCACGATTTTCGTCTCAACCGATTTTGTCGACCCCGCCGTCAAGCCCCGCCCCCAATTCGATCCGACGCGTCCGGAAAGCGCCCGGTTGCCAAGCGCCGGTTTTTTGTCCTGGAGCGAGATGCGCGCCCTGGAGCAGAGCGGAGTCATGGAGATCCAGTCCCACGGGATTACGCACACCTGGTATCCCTCAGGGCCGAAGATCGTGGATTTCCGGCATCCGGGCGATACATATTACTGGATGGACTGGAACGCCTGTCCCGAGGACAAGTGGGGCTATCTGAAGCTCAAATCCGATCCGGGCGTCTGGGGCGAGCCGGTTTATGAACACGCCAAGTCCATGGATGGTCCCGTTTTTCGTCCCGACGAGCGCGTTGGCCGGGCGCTGCGCGAAGTCGTGGCCTCGATGGGGAGATCATTTTTCGACGGGCCGGACTGGAGGCGTGATCTGCACGGCATGGCCGACGAAATGATGAAAGCCTGGAAGCAAACCAGCGTCGAGACGCATGATGAGTTCATGCTCCGGGTGCATGGGGAACTTGCGGATTCAAAGGCCGTTCTTGAAGACAACCTGCACAAGAAGATCGATTTCTTCTGCTGGCCCGGCGGCGGGTACACCGAGGAAGTGTTTGACGCGGCATCCGGGTATTATGTCGGCACCACGGTGGGGTCTCGGGAACGGCTCCGGCCGGCGGCCCTGGATGAGAACGGGTGTTTTCGTTTTTCCCGTGTGGGGCCTCCGGGAGTCGAGGGACGCATTGGGTTTCGTTATCTCGGGCCGTGGCTGCTGCCGCTGTTTCTGGAGGAGGTGCGGGGCGGAAGCCGCCTGGCGCGTCTCTTTCGGGGAGGCGGGAAGCTCACGGTCGAAAACTGGGAAAAAATGAAGATAGCCATGCTTGGGCGGGTGAGGGACGAATCGTGTCACGAATAATGGAAGGGAGAAAGCATGGCGGCTGCGTGGTGTATGGCCTGATGTTCTGGGCCGTGTTCGTCATCATGGGCATGTCCGCGCCGTCATCGTTTGCAACGGTGAATACGGGAGTGTTTTCCCCGCGAGGCATTGGCGGCGGGGGCGGAATGTACGTCATCTCCATCTCTCCATACGACGAGGGACTCATGTTTCTGGTCACCGACATGGGCGGCGCCTACCGCTCGGAAGACGGTGGCGAGCGGTGGGAGCTGATCCATTACACCCAGGGCTTTCGTTTCATGCAGTTCTCCACGCCCCCGGTGTTCTTCAAGGATCGCATCTATTGGCGGTCGGGGAAGAGCGCGCTGCGGGTCAGCACGGACCAGGGTCGCTCGTGGCCCAAAGTGGACGGCATGCCCTGGGGGAAGGACGCGATTCTGCATCTGACCGCGATTCCCGGCTCGCCGGATGTTCTTCTCGTCGGCACGAAGGGCGGGCTGTGGCGCACTGATGACGACTGCGCGACCTGGAAAAAGGTGCTGGACAGGCAGACATCCGAGACCGTCATCCTTGGCGAGGTCCTCTGCGCCATGGCGGACCCGGATGCTGTCGCGTGCAGCCGTGACCGGGGCCAGACGTGGACGACGTCTCCCGTGGTCGTCGACGGGCGGGCAATCAAGGGGCACCCTGCCATGGGGCTTGCTGGCGCGGTGTCGGACAAAGGTTCGCTCATGGTGGCCAGTCTGCACAAGTTCGGCATCATCCGCTCCACGGATCAAGGATCGAGCTGGGCCCTCGCGCATTCACCCTATGGGGGCGAAAATCATCTTGTCATGGCCCCCGGGCAGACTGATGTCGTCTATGCCGCCCAGACCGGATCAAACGTCAACATCAACCTGCTTCGTTCCATTGACGGCGGCCAAAGCTGGAACCCGAGTTTCAGGATGGCCGATTTCGCCCGCAAATACGGCTGGAAGGCGAATGTGGAACCGACCTGGATTCAGGACTCCCTGAAATGGAGTTATCTGATCTCGCCCAAGGGTTTTGCGGTCAATCCGCGAAAGCCCGAGGAAGCCTTTCTCGTTACGCAGGGCGAACTGTATCGCACCCGGGACGGAGGAGAGACATGGCATCCGCGCATGGCCACAGAGGTCGTCGTTGGGCCGGAGAAGTCGGCGCATTACCGGAGCATCGGGCTGGAGGTGACCAGCGCCTGGGGCTATCATTTCGACCCCCATAACCCGGCCAGACATTACATCACCTACACGGACATCGGATTCACCAGGTCGCCGGACAGCGGAAAAAGCTGGCAATGGACGGCGCAGGGTTCGCCCTGGAGGAACACGTTCTATGATCTGGTCAACGATCCGGATGTGCCGGACGTGCTGTATGCGGCGGTGAGCGCCCGTCACGACATTCCGCACCATTCCAATCTTTCGGTTACCAAATCGGGATATCGGGGGCATCAGGGTGGGGTGGTCAGATCCACGGACGGCGGCCTGAGCTGGCAGGTTCCCTATAAGCCGGGCAGTTCATCCGGACTGCCCAAACAGGTCTGCACCACCGTGACTCTCGATCCCGCGTCGCCTCCTGATCGGCGAACCCTCTATGCCGGTGTGTACGGGGAAGGCGATGATGACGAAGCGGGTGTGTACAAGTCCGTTGATGGAGGAACGTCGTGGGCAAAAATTTCGCCGGGCCCGGGCGTTGCGCCAAATCTGCATATCTACCGGTTACGCGTGCATCCGAAGAGCGGAAATTTGTACTGCCTCATCACAGGGCTGCGCTCCAAGAATAATTTTTTCACGGTTCCGGGCGGCGTCTGGAAGTCGATGGATGGCGGCGAAACATGGAAGTCAATCAGTAGTGGCGTCAACCTTGTCTGGTGGACCACGAATTTCGCCTGGGACCCTGAAAACGAAGACGTGATGTACGTCTCGGCCGGCTCTTCGGAAGGGCACTGGATGCAGGGCGGCATATACAAGACGACGGACGGCGGAGACTCCTGGGCGCATGTCCTGACCGACGAGATGATTCAAAAAGCGGCCCGGGGGGAGAACTACGAGCAAACCATGGCTGTGGCCCTTCATCCTCAAAATTCCCGGTTGGTTTATGCCGGTACTTCCAGGAACGGTTTGCTCTACAGCCAGGATGGCGGGGCGACTTGGCGGCATTATTCGGAATTTCCTGCTGCATCGGTGCAAAGCATTAATTTTGATCCTTCGGACATGACACGAATCATTGTAACGACCTTTGGACAGGGTGTGTTTGAAGGTCCCTATCTTCCGCAATGAGAGTAGGCAGGACATGACTTTACATGAAAGAGCTGGATTGAAAATTCATGTATGTATAGATCGAGGTGTATATGTCCTCATTTTTTAGTTGCTTCGGATGCAATGAAGAATGCTTGAATCAGGATTCTCTTTTTCATGATGTCGATGAAACATTGAATCCTTGCCGTACACGTACACTCTCAAGCTTCATAGGAAAGAATTTTCGCATCAGAATTGGAAAAACTCCTTCACCGGAAATGAAATATTCAATTTTTTATGAGAATTTGAAATGGAAGATATTCATAGTAGGGGATGTGGTTGATATTCCTTCGAATCATATTGAGATCATATCCGATGCTCTCAGC
Coding sequences within it:
- a CDS encoding glycosyltransferase, which produces MIKGRNFLVFSDDWGRHPFSCQHIMQHFLPHNRVLWVNTIGLRLPRLSLYDVKRAAGKIASWTSNPPQEALPDNLRIISPVMIPFNNVSSVRNFNRWNVVRTVRKYMDEWDIRNPIFLATVPNASEYIGYFDECIVSYYCVDDFTIWPGMNLPGLVMEFEKKLLEKADIVMAVSDELYSAKKSVNKSTFLLTHGVDVDHFSTATVTQNRLLSLADIQGPIIGFYGLIDSHLDVEIIRMLLDWRVDWTVVLIGTKRIDLGTLESRPNFRWLPAVPYEQLPRYSSVFDVAIIPYVVNQHTNTANPLKLREYLATGKPIVTTAMAEVFRFKEHLRIAAKPEDFASEVDKALSDVVDLETRRECLKGDAWTDKAQMVSDWIEETLSAKTQAAAGVK
- a CDS encoding glycosyltransferase family 4 protein; amino-acid sequence: MFISLATSKLGGPGKGLLQFLRSGGFELCDPVLVDFVTESGCESEFARVMRLSGANVAELRQNKKFDMNLVDQAESIVKREGCQILQSHGYKSHVLCALLKRRVRLPWVAFVHGWTSENMKMHCYRIVEMGLVTLATRVVAVSEALGKRLPGIAQRKMTVIPNAVDPAELNDSSGRDVRHELGISGEALVVGVVGRLSPEKGQIFFLKALARTRQRVPNAVGILLGDGQDRAMLEAEAARCGLAGAVYFTGHVSGLGDYYRAMDLVAMPSLSEGMPNVALEAMIFGKPVVASRVGGVPEVVVEGETGFMVTAGDSESLAVALIRMLESPSRMQAMGEAGRRRALDNFSPTARVDRVLELYKELLVAQTLEGNKNA
- a CDS encoding acyltransferase, which codes for MWHDFWRVVYYEPMFKSMCREVGPGFKMYYGGDGVARIAGKLNIYIGSNVTMFDNVSLAGLKIFDEPELRIGDNTYIAPRSRFLIAKSVVIGSWGLIACRIVMDNSGHPIANAAGRMTSGGGSPSRKSVRPVSVGDLCLLGAGTCLYPGARVGDGVVAKTGTHVAGEIPPFCLVEGNPGRIVGKLPIPEELKEHFGEDRYRMWKEQQAAVVI
- a CDS encoding acyltransferase; the encoded protein is MNECPQSCAVGFLTTFSSPDIRIGHNTAFSTGANIGRCHIGADCMIGTYVMVTGGKNQHRFDSRDIPIRLQGGEFQPITIGRDCWVGNGAIIMADLGEGCVIAAGSVVTKPIPPYSIAAGVPAKVIGERP
- a CDS encoding glycosyltransferase, giving the protein MKLHVIQCVVSLAPGGAESLALTILEKADVWGSVCGLVRGTGALIPAIEAQGLPWHVLSSSSPRRFPVWKALAGVLRRERVDVAHVQAGYLLSFVLPAALLAGVRVVYTEHAKHSLEQQPMLRRMVRLCAPFVHAVTCVSENLKSFMVERVGIDTRRIQVIPNGVDLGRFTQAAPSPETRGLLPESWGGPDITVFGNVARFSEAKDHPGLLRAFDEVRRRHPGVRLLLVGDGETRPGVESLISELGLGEFVQLAGMRRDVPALLGLMDVFVLSSMREGMPISVLEAMAAGLPVLTTDVGGIGEVVQDGVTARVVAPREVTALAGGLAWMVENAAARADMAARGKALIHGQYGHERMVERYAELYADAGRRP
- a CDS encoding phenylacetate--CoA ligase family protein; the protein is MIGLMRQAMHSLRGSRRYALMREGVALQRLSVEELRRRQLARLVQVVDHAVRTVPFYRDLFDELGLKASDIRTFEDFAGLPTLTKQDLRESLPRMLSSASDASRRVDNATGGSTGEPVRFYQDMDVFDAMQGSFMLGLTFAGWKPSDMIVNIWGNPRDKGTARPSVDLKQWLSGSMTVSAYRYGRKEMDDWLEVLARFRRVFVYGYVSVLSDLAEHILACGRKPSSVCAVMTSAEKLHDHQRALIAQAFGCRVHDQYGSREVPCIAVECEHGGMHLLTHSAYAEFLPEPGSELKRLVVTGLTNRTMPLLRYEIGDYATPLSHGCSCGRGFPLIRMDIGRIYDYMLAAGGGKIHGAYFVKIIKEIEGVLSFQFRQSVPGEVELLVKCKEGVSEASTRQLNALPQCVAHDHEGEIRLRVRFVDEIPRTIGGKHRYIVCEVQ
- a CDS encoding polysaccharide deacetylase family protein; its protein translation is MSRPGTSSVMFHTVGVPDRRWAWNFLTVPWQLFDAQLGALRRFGYRAVFLREYMDIALAGRLEQERVVSLTFDDGYLDNWVFAAPLLKKHGFCGTIFVSTDFVDPAVKPRPQFDPTRPESARLPSAGFLSWSEMRALEQSGVMEIQSHGITHTWYPSGPKIVDFRHPGDTYYWMDWNACPEDKWGYLKLKSDPGVWGEPVYEHAKSMDGPVFRPDERVGRALREVVASMGRSFFDGPDWRRDLHGMADEMMKAWKQTSVETHDEFMLRVHGELADSKAVLEDNLHKKIDFFCWPGGGYTEEVFDAASGYYVGTTVGSRERLRPAALDENGCFRFSRVGPPGVEGRIGFRYLGPWLLPLFLEEVRGGSRLARLFRGGGKLTVENWEKMKIAMLGRVRDESCHE
- a CDS encoding sialidase family protein, whose translation is MSRIMEGRKHGGCVVYGLMFWAVFVIMGMSAPSSFATVNTGVFSPRGIGGGGGMYVISISPYDEGLMFLVTDMGGAYRSEDGGERWELIHYTQGFRFMQFSTPPVFFKDRIYWRSGKSALRVSTDQGRSWPKVDGMPWGKDAILHLTAIPGSPDVLLVGTKGGLWRTDDDCATWKKVLDRQTSETVILGEVLCAMADPDAVACSRDRGQTWTTSPVVVDGRAIKGHPAMGLAGAVSDKGSLMVASLHKFGIIRSTDQGSSWALAHSPYGGENHLVMAPGQTDVVYAAQTGSNVNINLLRSIDGGQSWNPSFRMADFARKYGWKANVEPTWIQDSLKWSYLISPKGFAVNPRKPEEAFLVTQGELYRTRDGGETWHPRMATEVVVGPEKSAHYRSIGLEVTSAWGYHFDPHNPARHYITYTDIGFTRSPDSGKSWQWTAQGSPWRNTFYDLVNDPDVPDVLYAAVSARHDIPHHSNLSVTKSGYRGHQGGVVRSTDGGLSWQVPYKPGSSSGLPKQVCTTVTLDPASPPDRRTLYAGVYGEGDDDEAGVYKSVDGGTSWAKISPGPGVAPNLHIYRLRVHPKSGNLYCLITGLRSKNNFFTVPGGVWKSMDGGETWKSISSGVNLVWWTTNFAWDPENEDVMYVSAGSSEGHWMQGGIYKTTDGGDSWAHVLTDEMIQKAARGENYEQTMAVALHPQNSRLVYAGTSRNGLLYSQDGGATWRHYSEFPAASVQSINFDPSDMTRIIVTTFGQGVFEGPYLPQ